CTGTCCCTTCTGCGGCAAGGACTTCTCGACCGTCCCCCAGAAGAGACTCTTCACCCCGACGCCGGACGCCGCTCAGAGCGCCGCGCCGCCGCCCGCCGCCCGCAAGGCGGCGCCGGGCCCCGCGGAGCCCCCGCCCCCTCCGCCGCAGAGCGTCCCGCCGGCGACCATTTACGAGCCGACGCCCTACGCGGAGGTGCCGCCGGCCGTCATGCCTCCGAGCACGCCTCCGCTCGTGCCGCCCGCGATCCTCTACGCCGGCGCGGCCGCGCTCATCGGCGCCGGGATCTGGTTCGTGGGACGGCCCGCCAACGACCCGAACATCCCCGTCCTCACCGCCCATCCCGCGGCGCAGGCTCCGGCCCCTTCCGCTCCTTCCGCCGCCGCCCGTGAGGAGACGCCGGCGCCCGCGAGGCCCGCGCCGCCCGCTCCGAAGCCCGCCGCCGACCGGCGCGAGGCGCCGGGACAGCGGACGGCCGATGCGGCTCGCCGGGCCTCGCCCGACCCCGAGGACGTCCCCATCATCATGACCACGAAGACGAAGCCGCGCGAGCTGCGCGTGCAGGGGACCGTCTTCGACATCGTCACGCTCAAGCCCGTCCCCGACGTCGAGATCATCTTCACCGACCCCGCCACCGGCCACCGCGCGGCGACGGGAACCGACGCGGAGGGACGCTACCGCGCGCGCCTCCC
The window above is part of the Elusimicrobiota bacterium genome. Proteins encoded here:
- a CDS encoding carboxypeptidase regulatory-like domain-containing protein; translated protein: MLVNRCPGCSKPVEEKDDVCPFCGKDFSTVPQKRLFTPTPDAAQSAAPPPAARKAAPGPAEPPPPPPQSVPPATIYEPTPYAEVPPAVMPPSTPPLVPPAILYAGAAALIGAGIWFVGRPANDPNIPVLTAHPAAQAPAPSAPSAAAREETPAPARPAPPAPKPAADRREAPGQRTADAARRASPDPEDVPIIMTTKTKPRELRVQGTVFDIVTLKPVPDVEIIFTDPATGHRAATGTDAEGRYRARLPTAEGGFDMTVSHPDYEPKYVLDGIPPFKELSRKDRLQAALDEGRTLQHKELLLSAEDKPRRDLALIPLKLPSE